From the genome of Palaemon carinicauda isolate YSFRI2023 chromosome 6, ASM3689809v2, whole genome shotgun sequence, one region includes:
- the LOC137643281 gene encoding uncharacterized protein, which yields MGIRKSTQAAVGIRRGIQTSVGIRRGPQATVGIRRGTQVSVEIRRSTQVSVEISRGTQTSLEIRRGTQASVGIGMGTQTSLGIRRGTLASVEISRGPRTSLEIRRGTQASVGIGMGTQTSLGIRRGTLASVEISRGTQTSLEIRRGTQASVGIGMGTQTSLGVRRSTPASVGNRSGTQTSVGIRSSTHASVGIRRVTQTSVGIRRGTQA from the coding sequence ATGGGAATTAGGAAGAGCACTCAGGCCGCAGTTGGAATTAGGAGGGGCATTCAGACCTCAGTAGGAATTAGGAGAGGGCCTCAGGCCACAGTTGGAATTAGGAGGGGCACCCAGGTCTCAGTAGAAATTAGGAGGAGCACTCAGGTATCAGTGGAAATTAGTAGGGGCACTCAGACATCATTGGAAATTAGGAGGGGCACTCAGGCCTCAGTGGGAATTGGTATGGGCACTCAGACATCATTGGGAATTAGGAGGGGCACTCTGGCCTCAGTAGAAATTAGTAGGGGCCCTAGGACATCATTGGAAATTAGGAGGGGCACTCAGGCCTCAGTGGGAATTGGTATGGGCACTCAGACATCATTGGGAATTAGGAGGGGCACTCTGGCCTCAGTAGAAATTAGTAGGGGCACTCAGACATCATTGGAAATTAGGAGGGGCACTCAGGCCTCAGTGGGAATTGGTATGGGCACTCAGACATCATTGGGAGTTAGGAGGAGCACTCCGGCCTCAGTGGGAAATAGGAGTGGCACTCAGACCTCAGTGGGAATTAGGAGTAGCACTCATGCCTCAGTGGGAATTAGGAGGGTCACTCAGACCTCAGTGGGAATTAGGAGGGGCACTCAGGCCTAA